The DNA window AATGCCTTTACCGCATAGGCATCATAAGCGGTGGTAAAGATCACGTCGGGTACTTCAGGCAGACTGGCCAGCAGATCGAAACCGGAAGCGCCGGGCATCTGCACATCCAGGAAAAGCAAGTCTGGCTGCATTTCCCGGATCAGCTCCAGCGCGGCACTTACATTTTTGGCTTCTCCTGCCACTGTATAATCTGTATACGGCTGTAGTGCCCGTTTGATCTCTTCCCGCGCTGCACGTTCATCATCCACAATCACTACTTGTATTTTTTTCATATAACCGGAATAGTTAGAACGGTTAAAACTTTTTCATCAGTCAATGCTGTGATATGAAAGGAGGCCTGGCCATGAAACTGCAGCTGTAGCCGTTCCTGCAGGTTACGGATACCCAGCCCGTTGGAAGTGGCAGACTGCTCCAGGCGTCCCGGATTTTGTACCGTGATACGGACAGTTGTTGCATTTTTTTCTATGTTGATGATAATGCTGCCACCATCCACCGTTTTGTTGATGCCATGTTTGATGGCATTTTCCACCATGGTTTGTATGCTCAGCGGCGGGACTAATACACCAGACAATGGTGCATCCATCCGGATGTCTGCTTCCAGCCGGTCTTCGAAACGTAGCTTCTCCAGCTCCAGATAATCACTGACCACCTGCAGCTCTTCGTGTAGGGGTATCAGTTTGTCGGACTGTTTGTACAATGCATGGCGCAACAGCTCGGAGAGCAGGTCTATGGCTCTCCTGGCCAATACCGGATCTTCCAGTATCAGTGACTTGATATTATTGAGTGAGTTAAAAAAGAAGTGAGGATTGAGCTGGGCAGAGAGATTACTAAGTTGTATTTCCCTGGTAAGCAGCTGTAGCCGGGCATTCTCCTGTGCGGTACGGATTTCCCGCTGTGCATAGTGGTACATATGCCAGGCGAGTACCCATACGGCCATGGTCCGGATGCCGGTCATAAATGGTTGCCGGCCGGTGTCTTTCAGGTAGGTCCAGTAAGACAAATCAAACGATGGATAATGCTGCTCAATATAGAACCGCAGCGATACAGTGATGGTAAAACAAACCGACAGTAATATTACAGCTGGAATAATACGTAGTATCAATGCCCGTGGCGGTAAGGCTGGCCAGCGGTGTTGTAGGGCAAACCGGCGGTAGGCATGTGTCAGCAGGATGTTGACCACAATATCCGCCGCAAAGTTGAGTATAGCCAGCCGGTAGCTGAAATACGGGCTGCGCAGAAAACCTTCCACTTCCCAGTGAAGGGCTGCTACTGTCCAGCCGCTGAGCTGGCACAGCCAGTAAGGTGATATGCGTACCTGCTTTTTCATACCATTGTATCCGGAACAAAGTAAACCGTTCCGCCGGAAATAAAAAAGTAAAGTACAGGAGCGCAGAAAACGGGGGACAGACGTTATTCCGCTACCGTTGACTGTTTAGTAAAACATAAATAATACTGGA is part of the Chitinophaga flava genome and encodes:
- a CDS encoding sensor histidine kinase, producing MKKQVRISPYWLCQLSGWTVAALHWEVEGFLRSPYFSYRLAILNFAADIVVNILLTHAYRRFALQHRWPALPPRALILRIIPAVILLSVCFTITVSLRFYIEQHYPSFDLSYWTYLKDTGRQPFMTGIRTMAVWVLAWHMYHYAQREIRTAQENARLQLLTREIQLSNLSAQLNPHFFFNSLNNIKSLILEDPVLARRAIDLLSELLRHALYKQSDKLIPLHEELQVVSDYLELEKLRFEDRLEADIRMDAPLSGVLVPPLSIQTMVENAIKHGINKTVDGGSIIINIEKNATTVRITVQNPGRLEQSATSNGLGIRNLQERLQLQFHGQASFHITALTDEKVLTVLTIPVI